One Besnoitia besnoiti strain Bb-Ger1 chromosome VIII, whole genome shotgun sequence DNA segment encodes these proteins:
- a CDS encoding metal cation transporter, ZIP family protein (encoded by transcript BESB_085440), translated as MRSPRGAPCIASLPVCLCLRLATRLYAAGSIFVCALAGALPPLLLLQKEQRERRARRAGALEPQEAGTGAGGITPATAKYIRLIMSFTGGVLLSVGLLHLLPSAQRQIAFQLARSGGLEAVDPLSNRTPSPAAAPGSAARRRGERGEGVGTATGADAGAAASPGDSERDAGDGAAPAAEAREPPGTQKTFPYASLCCLVGVLLVMVLEALAEADHAHAPHSHIHTHEHVLTHVHAERREVLEKDEDPEQDDGARRGLAVAYVPPALTETPGDGGGSDGDHGGEEEGRESGEDGEAKRGAPARQSAMPGSVEDLRAAAKPAGHCCPLSCAPSCCLASHALVESASPWASCVLPEAATEEAGALLHPRASAADCLAPHTPFLSPSLASSRSPSRALSCHSLPPRPCLDASASQARRPAAAFSTGGVFRGLFRRSSSFREGDGREAALQAKPPRAAVCGRSGGRRLYAAGCAVTAAAELSCSAASSPLLCCQDKLEREDSAFPCCFGRPGGEAGHSCFPPDTRCEGDCVWSRERRVCADSRCTEECERDGRAPSRVGAESEKVCECPCAGARGIGGDSTEERRGGPPQHSTHIHTQTPPGCACDLRLVVSVPPRSDRVPKHAMRQCASPSCARRRRDARGAEELPLGANEDGGEAQGRAQENAGERTKRGEGSDTYLSSHSSSEGESQARRGRESRSEACALDWKQGKQRVQRGEALSYSRSADDLAPNREGGTARPSAEAGARAPPSQRSGRRADRSDFEGYRRPRAGACGTGGSFFPSAVSSPSLVFARGRILSRTKHTHRHCVPGNSTGGAGSSSCLSSLSSPLLDYAPSAVSASQCDCGPLSPRSDVCSYTSEVCEERVGSWGRARDDDGIFHTFALHSHERSECCQRSHAQGDDSVLDLEAFGGSRRRRRSGGRRCIYTLRRRCQRLCNRMQRMSSSCGRCSPGTERNRLLPPYGSSSTSATLAEEMTHAGETPGAKEFLVSGVLMLALSFHSLMEGVTLGTALRPQLVAFAVLVHKGLESFALGSSLLQGQTSVRTFIWQMLLFASMTPLGVLAGISITLLAADGLPDPDADAASPPSMLHSLVPALCSFLPILPGMLTGVGAGTFLHVSLLECIAPQLMRCRAEGKASLLSVIAAVCVGALVMIMLA; from the exons ATGCGTTCGCCTCGGGGGGCTCCCTGCATTGCTTCCCTgcctgtgtgtctgtgcctCAGACTGGCTACGCGCCTCTACGCGGCCGGGAGCATCTTCGTCTGCGCACTGGCAGGTgcgttgccgccgctgctgttgctgcagaaggagcagcgcgagcggcgcgcgcgccgcgcaggggcgCTGGAGCCTCAGGAGGCAGGcacgggcgcgggcgggaTAACGCCCGCGACCGCCAAGTACATTCGCTTGATCATGTCCTTCACGGGCGGCGTGCTGCTCTCTGTAGGCCTGCTCCAcctgctgccttctgcgcagcgccaAATTGCGTTTCAgctggcgcgcagcggcggactGGAGGCCGTCGACCCGCTCTCCAACCGCACGCCGAGCCCCGCAGCCGCTccgggctctgcggcgcgtcgccgcggcgagcgcggggagGGCGTGGggacggcgacgggcgccgacgcgggagCCGCTGCTTCCCCCGGAGACAgtgagagagacgccggcgacggagcggcgccggccgctgaGGCCCGTGAGCCGCCTGGGACGCAGAAGACCTTTCCGTATgcctcgctctgctgcctcgtcgGGGTTCTTCTCGTCATGGTGCTCGAGGccctggcggaggcggaccACGCACATGCGCCGCACAGCCACATTCACACGCATGAGCACGTCCTAACGCACgtgcacgcagagaggcgcgaggtgctcgagaaagacgaagaccCCGAGCAGGACGatggcgcgcgacgcggcctgGCGGTCGCGTACGTCCCGCCGGCGCTGACGGAGACGCCGGGCgatggcggcggcagcgacggcgaccatggaggcgaggaggagggacgcgagtcgggcgaggacggagaggcgaagcgaggcgctccggcgcggcagagcgcgATGCCGGGGTCTGTGGAGGATCTCCGAGCGGCTGCGAAGCCCGCAGGGCACTGCTGCCCGCTGTCGTGTGCGCCGTCGTGCTGCTTGGCCTCGCATGCGTTGGTCgagtcggcgtcgccctggGCCTCTTGCGTGCTCCCAGAGGCCGCCACGGAGGAGGCAGGTGCGCTTCTGcatccgcgcgcgtccgccgccgactGCCTCGCCCCGCACACGCCGTTCCTCTCGCCCAgtctcgcgtcttcgcgctcgccctcgcgcgcgctctcgtGTCACTcgctcccgccgcgcccctgcctcgacgcctcggcgtcgcaggcgcgcaggccggcTGCCGCCTTTTCGACTGGGGGCGTCTTTCGCGGGCTTTTTCGTCGCTCGAGCAGCTtcagagagggcgacggcagggaagccgcgctgcaggccaagccgccgcgcgcagccgtgtgcggcaggagcggcggccggcgcctgtACGCCGCGGGCTGTGCCGTgactgctgccgcagagctcagctgctccgccgcttcgtcgcctctgctttGTTGCCAGGACAAGCTCGAGCGGGAGGATTCGGCGTTTCCTTGCTGCTTCGGCCGCccgggcggcgaggcaggccACAGCTGCTTTCCGCCGGACACGCGATGCGAAGGCGACTGCGTCTggtcgagagagaggcgcgtgtgtgcggaTTCGCGATGCACAGAGGAGTGCGAGAGAGACGGTCGCGCACCGTCACGCGTCGGtgcagagagcgaaaaggTGTGCGAATGTCCTTGTGCTGGCGCAAGAGGCATCGGGGGGGACTCCACTGAAGAGAGGCGGGGCGGACCGCCGCAACACTCAACGCACATCCACACTCAGACGCCGCCAGGTTGCGCTTGCGATCTCCGCCTTGTTGTCAGCGTGCCTCCCCGCAGCGACAGAGTGCCGAAACACGCGATGCGCCagtgcgcctcgccgtcgtgcgcgcggcggaggcgcgatgcacgaggcgcagaagagctTCCTCTGGGCGCCAACGAGGACGGTGGTGAGGCGCAGGGCCGCGCACAGGAGAAcgcgggagagaggacgaaacGAGGAGAAGGGAGCGACACATATCTTTCGTCGCATTCGTCCTCGGAAGGAGAAAGCCAGGCGCGTAGAGGGCGCGAATCACGAAGCGAGGCATGCGCTTTGGACTGGAAGCAAGGCAAGCAGCGAGtacagcgaggagaggcccTGAGCTACAGCCGCTCTGCAGATGACCTGGCGCCGAaccgcgagggcggcacTGCAAGACccagcgcagaggcaggcgcgagagcgccgcctaGCCAACGCagcgggcgtcgcgcggaCAGGAGTGACTTCGAGGGGTACAGGAGACCCCGAGCGGGCGCGTGTGGGACCGGCGGCTCGTTTTTTCCTTCCGCAGTCTCGAGTCCCTCGCTCGTCTTTGCGCGCGGACGGATTCTGTCGCGAACTAAGCACACGCACCGCCACTGCGTCCCGGGGAACtcgacgggcggcgcgggctcgaGCTCGTGtctgtcgtctctctcctccccgcTGCTTGACtacgcgccgtctgcggtctctgcgtcgcagtGTGACTGCggtcctctctcgccgcgctccgACGTGTGTTCGTACACCTCCGAGGTGTGCGAGGAGCGCGTCGGGTCGTGGGGGCGTGCGAGAGACGACGATGGCATTTTCCATACCTTCGCGCTCCACAGCCACGAGCGGAGCGAGTGCTGCCAACGGAGccacgcgcagggcgacgactCGGTCCTCGACTTGGAGGCGttcggcggctcgcggcgtcgcagacgCTCGGGCGGACGCCGGTGTATATacacgctgcggcggcgatgTCAGCGGCTGTGCAACAGGATGCAGCGCAtgtccagcagctgcggccggtGCAGCCCCGGGACCGAGCGAAAtcgcctgctgccgccctacggcagcagcagcactaGCGCCACACTGGCGGAAGAAATGACGCACGCCGGCGAGACGCCTGGGGCAAAGGAGTTCCTCGTTTCTGGCGTCCTCATGCTTGCGCTCTCGTTCCACTCTCTCATGGAAGGCGTGACTCTCGGCACCGCGCTGAGGCCGCAACTCGTCGCGTTCGCGGTCCTCGTACACAAGGGCCTCGAAAGCTTCGCGTTGGGatcgtcgctgctgcagg GGCAGACGAGCGTACGAACCTTCATCTGGCAGATGCTGCTCTTCGCGTCGATGACGCCTCTCGGCGTGCTCGCGGGCATCTCCATCACGTTGTTGGCAGCCGACGGCTTGCCCGATCCGGATGCGGATGCCGCCTCCCCTCCGTCGATGCTGCATTCGCTTGTCCCAGCGCTTTGCTCGTTTCTGCCGATTCTACCCGGCATGCTCACGGGGGTCGGCGCTGGGACCTTTCTGCACGTCTCGCTCCTTGAGTGCATTGCGCCGCAGCTCATGCGGTGCCGCGCCGAGGGAAAAGCGTCGCTTTTATCGGTTATTGCGGCGGTGTGTGTGGGCGCATTGGTCATGATTATGCTTGCGTGA
- a CDS encoding putative phosphate transporter family protein (encoded by transcript BESB_085450), with amino-acid sequence MEANRRVARPSRPSRPPRVASLQRSVVSAFFAAQLASLCAAGEPPAFESPAAFPRLPAYGLSPKLPSASASPPPAASALSPLDPSAPLPSAAPSAAQVPGLRDRAAPAPVGVDLVRRETRVAEASASPTWFARASAELAEPHSARRTPKQDREEDDGESLGGPTL; translated from the coding sequence ATGGAGGCGaaccgccgcgtcgcccgcccatctcggccttctcgtcctcctcgtgtCGCTAGCCTTCAGCGTTCCGTtgtctctgcgtttttcGCGGCGCAACTCGCGTCGCTTTGCGCCGCTGGCGAACCACCCGCGTTCGAGTCGCCGGCTGCGTTCCCAAGGCTCCCAGCATACGGCCTTTCCCCTAAGCTTccctctgcctcggcgtcgcccccgcctgcagcgtccGCCCTCTCGCCGCTTGACCcctcagcgccgctgccctccgccgcgccgtccgcggcgcaggtgcCTGGCTtgcgcgaccgcgcagcgccagcccCCGTCGGCGTCGACCTCGTCAGAAGGGAGACCCGGGTcgcagaggcgtctgcgtcgccgacttggttcgctcgcgcttccgcggagCTCGCAGAGCCGCACTCGGCTCGCCGCACGCCGAAGCAGgaccgcgaagaagacgatggGGAGTCGCTGGGAGGACCAACTCTGTGA